Proteins encoded within one genomic window of Eurosta solidaginis isolate ZX-2024a chromosome 1, ASM4086904v1, whole genome shotgun sequence:
- the LOC137245948 gene encoding protein fem-1 homolog CG6966 isoform X2 produces MLVAAKVNGATPLVIACRNGHYNIVEYLLKRNANVEQVGSVSFDGEPIEDAPPLWCAAAAGHYGIVKLLVHHGANVNSTTRTNSTPLRAACFDGHFDIVKFLVNNGADFEVANRHGHTCLMIACYKGHFKIAQYLLSLNANVNRCSIKGNTALHDCAESGSLEILQLLLKHGATMDVDYYGMTPLLAASVTGHLPIVEHLISLPCVSRESRIDALELLGATYVDKKRDMISALSLWRRAMEDRNQEPKIPKVVNEPIAAYEYVSEVATIHALEELFLDPDEMRMQALVIRQRILGPTHPDTSYYIRFRGAHYADAGRFDRCIELWTYALTMQQKILQPLSPMTQSSLLSFAELFSFMLVEAGRLLPRGRIVPPIEAADMLMILHKAVSEVERGLQWTVQQETMPIKPQSIHDCNHDPNALSRALVSALHIGCLLASLEEEENFCPNMRKQILFSLYKLNRLKVSVRSGRTALHYACYREGALVGRYPACQFPSPALAKALLEVGADPNARDDAGNTPLHFAAAAQPCPRALTKVLLKFGGHLDAKNVAGETFETLLKPRKIHEIVNPLKYTTLACLAARTIQKHRIQYINVVPPSLYAFIEIH; encoded by the exons ATGCTTGTAGCTGCAAAAGTAAACGGTGCTACTCCGTTGGTAATTGCCTGTCGGAACGGTCACTATAATATTGTGGAGTATTTGCTAAAGCGGAATGCAAACGTTGAGCAAGTAGGCTCAGTGAGTTTCGATGGAGAACCAATTGAAGATGCGCCTCCACTTTGGTGCGCTGCAGCAGCTGGACATTACGGTATTGTAAAACTTCTTGTACATCACGGGGCTAATGTGAATAGTACGACACGCACAAACTCAACACCTCTCCGAGCTGCTTGTTTTGATGGACACTTTGATATCGTGAAGTTCTTGGTGAATAATGGGGCAG ATTTTGAAGTGGCCAATCGCCACGGACATACTTGCCTTATGATCGCGTGTTATAAGGGGCATTTTAAGATCGCACAATATCTACTATCGTTAAATGCAAATGTGAATCGGTGTAGTATAAAAGGAAATACAGCTTTGCATGATTGCGCAGAATCTGGTTCCCTGGAAATTTTACAACTATTATTAAAACACGGGGCAACAATGGATGTTGATTACTATGGCATGACACCGTTATTGGCAGCAAGTGTTACTGGACATTTACCAATCGTAGAACATCTCATTAGCCTTCCTTGTGTTAGTCGTGAAAGTCGTATTGATGCCTTAGAACTTTTAGGTGCAACATATGTTGATAAAAAACGTGATATGATTAGTGCTTTGTCATTATGGCGGCGTGCTATGGAAGACCGAAATCAAGAGCCGAAAATACCTAAAGTTGTCAACGAACCTATTGCTGCATACGAATATGTTTCGGAAGTGGCAACGATACATGCATTGGAGGAGCTATTTTTAGATCCGGATGAGATGCGAATGCAAGCTTTGGTTATACGACAAAGGATATTAGGACCCACACATCCTGATACCAGCTATTACATACGGTTTAG AGGTGCCCATTATGCAGATGCCGGACGTTTCGATCGTTGTATTGAGTTGTGGACGTACGCACTGACGATGCAGCAGAAAATTCTACAACCACTTAGCCCAATGACACAATCGTCTTTACTATCATTTGCGGAGCTATTTAGTTTTATGCTAGTTGAAGCTGGTCGTTTATTGCCACGCGGTCGCATCGTACCACCAATTGAAGCTGCAGATATGTTGATGATACTCCATAAGGCTGTTTCAGAAGTTGAGCGAG GTCTTCAATGGACAGTACAGCAGGAAACAATGCCGATAAAGCCACAATCTATACATGATTGCAATCATGACCCTAATGCATTGAGTCGCGCCTTAGTTAGCGCTCTACATATTGGCTGTTTGTTAGCTTCGCTTGAAGAAGAAGAAAACTTTTGTCCAAATATGcgcaaacaaattttgttttctttgtataAGTTAAATCGGCTTAAAGTGTCTGTCCGATCGGGACGAACTGCACTACATTACGCCTGCTATCGAGAAGGTGCCCTTGTTGGTCGTTATCCTGCTTGCCAATTTCCTTCACCAGCGTTAGCGAAAGCCTTGCTAGAAGTTGGGGCCGATCCAAATGCAAGAGATGATGCTGGAAACACTCCTCTACATTTCGCTGCAGCTGCACAACCCTGCCCTCGTGCTTTAACAAAagttcttttaaaatttggtggACATTTG gatGCCAAAAATGTAGCTGGTGAAACTTTTGAAACTCTATTGAAACccagaaaaattcacgaaatcgTTAATCCACTTAAATACACAACTTTGGCGTGTTTGGCTGCGCGAACCATACAGAAGCATCGTATTCAGTATATCAACGTTGTACCTCCATCGCTGTATGCATTTATTGAAATTCATTAG
- the LOC137245948 gene encoding protein fem-1 homolog CG6966 isoform X1 has protein sequence MDCKFIVYNAARDNNLAQLKHTLSNRSELEIKMLVAAKVNGATPLVIACRNGHYNIVEYLLKRNANVEQVGSVSFDGEPIEDAPPLWCAAAAGHYGIVKLLVHHGANVNSTTRTNSTPLRAACFDGHFDIVKFLVNNGADFEVANRHGHTCLMIACYKGHFKIAQYLLSLNANVNRCSIKGNTALHDCAESGSLEILQLLLKHGATMDVDYYGMTPLLAASVTGHLPIVEHLISLPCVSRESRIDALELLGATYVDKKRDMISALSLWRRAMEDRNQEPKIPKVVNEPIAAYEYVSEVATIHALEELFLDPDEMRMQALVIRQRILGPTHPDTSYYIRFRGAHYADAGRFDRCIELWTYALTMQQKILQPLSPMTQSSLLSFAELFSFMLVEAGRLLPRGRIVPPIEAADMLMILHKAVSEVERGLQWTVQQETMPIKPQSIHDCNHDPNALSRALVSALHIGCLLASLEEEENFCPNMRKQILFSLYKLNRLKVSVRSGRTALHYACYREGALVGRYPACQFPSPALAKALLEVGADPNARDDAGNTPLHFAAAAQPCPRALTKVLLKFGGHLDAKNVAGETFETLLKPRKIHEIVNPLKYTTLACLAARTIQKHRIQYINVVPPSLYAFIEIH, from the exons CATACCCTTTCTAATAGGTCAGAATTGGAAATTAAGATGCTTGTAGCTGCAAAAGTAAACGGTGCTACTCCGTTGGTAATTGCCTGTCGGAACGGTCACTATAATATTGTGGAGTATTTGCTAAAGCGGAATGCAAACGTTGAGCAAGTAGGCTCAGTGAGTTTCGATGGAGAACCAATTGAAGATGCGCCTCCACTTTGGTGCGCTGCAGCAGCTGGACATTACGGTATTGTAAAACTTCTTGTACATCACGGGGCTAATGTGAATAGTACGACACGCACAAACTCAACACCTCTCCGAGCTGCTTGTTTTGATGGACACTTTGATATCGTGAAGTTCTTGGTGAATAATGGGGCAG ATTTTGAAGTGGCCAATCGCCACGGACATACTTGCCTTATGATCGCGTGTTATAAGGGGCATTTTAAGATCGCACAATATCTACTATCGTTAAATGCAAATGTGAATCGGTGTAGTATAAAAGGAAATACAGCTTTGCATGATTGCGCAGAATCTGGTTCCCTGGAAATTTTACAACTATTATTAAAACACGGGGCAACAATGGATGTTGATTACTATGGCATGACACCGTTATTGGCAGCAAGTGTTACTGGACATTTACCAATCGTAGAACATCTCATTAGCCTTCCTTGTGTTAGTCGTGAAAGTCGTATTGATGCCTTAGAACTTTTAGGTGCAACATATGTTGATAAAAAACGTGATATGATTAGTGCTTTGTCATTATGGCGGCGTGCTATGGAAGACCGAAATCAAGAGCCGAAAATACCTAAAGTTGTCAACGAACCTATTGCTGCATACGAATATGTTTCGGAAGTGGCAACGATACATGCATTGGAGGAGCTATTTTTAGATCCGGATGAGATGCGAATGCAAGCTTTGGTTATACGACAAAGGATATTAGGACCCACACATCCTGATACCAGCTATTACATACGGTTTAG AGGTGCCCATTATGCAGATGCCGGACGTTTCGATCGTTGTATTGAGTTGTGGACGTACGCACTGACGATGCAGCAGAAAATTCTACAACCACTTAGCCCAATGACACAATCGTCTTTACTATCATTTGCGGAGCTATTTAGTTTTATGCTAGTTGAAGCTGGTCGTTTATTGCCACGCGGTCGCATCGTACCACCAATTGAAGCTGCAGATATGTTGATGATACTCCATAAGGCTGTTTCAGAAGTTGAGCGAG GTCTTCAATGGACAGTACAGCAGGAAACAATGCCGATAAAGCCACAATCTATACATGATTGCAATCATGACCCTAATGCATTGAGTCGCGCCTTAGTTAGCGCTCTACATATTGGCTGTTTGTTAGCTTCGCTTGAAGAAGAAGAAAACTTTTGTCCAAATATGcgcaaacaaattttgttttctttgtataAGTTAAATCGGCTTAAAGTGTCTGTCCGATCGGGACGAACTGCACTACATTACGCCTGCTATCGAGAAGGTGCCCTTGTTGGTCGTTATCCTGCTTGCCAATTTCCTTCACCAGCGTTAGCGAAAGCCTTGCTAGAAGTTGGGGCCGATCCAAATGCAAGAGATGATGCTGGAAACACTCCTCTACATTTCGCTGCAGCTGCACAACCCTGCCCTCGTGCTTTAACAAAagttcttttaaaatttggtggACATTTG gatGCCAAAAATGTAGCTGGTGAAACTTTTGAAACTCTATTGAAACccagaaaaattcacgaaatcgTTAATCCACTTAAATACACAACTTTGGCGTGTTTGGCTGCGCGAACCATACAGAAGCATCGTATTCAGTATATCAACGTTGTACCTCCATCGCTGTATGCATTTATTGAAATTCATTAG